A genome region from Maylandia zebra isolate NMK-2024a linkage group LG6, Mzebra_GT3a, whole genome shotgun sequence includes the following:
- the LOC101486573 gene encoding dnaJ homolog subfamily A member 3, mitochondrial yields the protein MASSAARLTTRWLTASVSSGYRSGRFLTISSGNGGVCPATKSQTHRAGTAVSLSSWTRGHAVTLRELTGVRCPHGISCCSFHSSSRLANKQDLYEVLGVSRTASQKEIKKAYYQLAKKYHPDTNPNDPEAKEKFAKLAEAYEVLSDELKRKQYDTYGVSGFDPNRAGAGQQQYYRAGGATIDPEELFRKIFGEFTGGMGFGNINSMFEERPEFVMELTFSEAAKGVNKELNVNIDDTCQRCDGRGNEPGTKVSHCHYCNGTGMESISTGPFMMRSTCRRCGGKGSIINTPCALCRGSGQTKKRQTVTVPVPAGVDNGQTVRMSVGTKEILITFRVQRSPVFRRNGVDIHSDAFISIAQAILGGTATTQGLYETISIVIPAGCQADQIIRLQGKGIRRINSYSYGDHYVHIKIKVPKKLTRRQRSLLLSYAEEETEVQGTVSGVSPSGGGGSSTSATSTKSTASEEGQDKQKEKEEEGGFFSKLKKMFSGH from the exons ATGGCGTCCTCCGCTGCCCGGCTGACTACACGCTGGTTAACAGCATCAGTTTCTTCTGGATATCGTAGCGGCCGTTTTCTCACTATTTCATCCGGGAATGGAGGAGTTTGTCCAGCGACCAAATCACAGACACACCGGGCAGGGACAGCGGTTAGCCTGAGCTCTTGGACACGCGGACATGCCGTGACATTGAGAGAACTGACAG GGGTGAGATGTCCCCATGGGATTAGCTGCTGCTCTTTCCACTCCAGCAGCAGACTAGCAAACAAGCAGGACTTGTATGAAGTCCTGGGCGTCTCCCGCACTGCCTCACAGAAGGAGATCAAGAAGGCTTACTACCAG CTGGCAAAGAAGTACCACCCAGACACCAACCCAAATGACCCAGAGGCCAAAGAGAAGTTTGCAAAGCTAGCTGAAGCatatgag GTGCTGAGtgatgagctgaaaaggaagCAGTATGACACGTACGGCGTGTCGGGCTTTGACCCGAACCGTGCCGGTGCTGGTCAGCAGCAGTACTACAGGGCTGGGGGCGCCACTATAGATCCCGAGGAGCTCTTCAGGAAGATCTTTGGAGAGTTTACAGGAGGCATGGGCTTCGGAAACATCAACAGCATGTTTGAAGAAAGGCCAGAA TTTGTGATGGAGCTTACGTTTTCGGAGGCGGCAAAGGGCGTGAATAAGGAGCTGAATGTGAACATTGACGACACGTGCCAGAGGTGTGACGGGAGGGGCAACGAGCCGGGGACAAAGGTGTCTCACTGTCACTACTGCAATGGCACAGGGATG GAGTCGATCAGCACAGGACCCTTCATGATGCGCTCAACATGCCGGCGCTGTGGTGGGAAAGGATCCATCATAAACACGCCCTGCGCCCTGTGCAGAGGTTCAGGCCAGACTAAGAAGAGGCAGACGGTCACTGTGCCCGTACCTGCTG GAGTGGACAATGGTCAGACGGTACGAATGTCAGTAGGAACTAAAGAAATCCTCATTACATTCAGA GTTCAGAGGAGCCCGGTGTTCAGACGTAATGGAGTAGACATCCACTCTGATGCCTTCATCTCAATAGCGCAGGCCATCCTGGGAGGCACAGCCACCACACAGGGCCTCTATGAAACTATCAGTATTGTG ATTCCTGCCGGCTGCCAGGCTGATCAGATCATCAGGCTGCAGGGGAAAGGCATTCGGAGGATAAACAGCTACAGCTACGGAGATCATTATGTTCACATTAAGATCAAAGTGCCCAA GAAGTTGACTCGGAGGCAGCGCTCTCTTCTGCTGAGTTATGCAGAGGAAGAGACGGAGGTTCAGGGGACTGTCAGCGGCGTCAGTCCTTCAGGAG GAGGGGGCAGCAGCACTTCAGCCACCAGCACAAAGTCAACCGCCTCAGAGGAGGGACAGGACaagcagaaggagaaagaggaggagggaggcttCTTCTCCaaactaaagaaaatgtttaGCGGACACTGA